The Mustela erminea isolate mMusErm1 chromosome 18, mMusErm1.Pri, whole genome shotgun sequence genome has a window encoding:
- the MLX gene encoding max-like protein X isoform X3 has protein sequence MTEPGASPDDPWVKVEYAYSDNSLDPGLFVESTRKGSVVSRANSIGSTSASSVPNTDDEDSDYHQESYKESYKDRRRRAHTQAEQKRRDAIKRGYDDLQTIVPTCQQQDFSIGSQKLSKAIVLQKTIDYIQFLHKEKKKQEEEVSMLRKDVTALKIMKVNYEQIVKAHQDNPHEGEDQVSDQVKFNVFQGIMDSLFQSFNASISVASFQELSACVFSWIEEHCKPQTLREIVIGVLHQLKNQLY, from the exons ATGACAGAGCCGGGCGCCTCTCCGGACGACCCCTGGGTCAAG GTGGAATACGCCTACAGCGACAACAGTCTGGACCCCG GGCTTTTTGTAGAAAGTACCCGAAAGGGGAGTGTAGTGTCCAGAGCTAATAGCATCGGTTCCACCAGTGCCTCTTCCGTCCCCAATACAG ATGACGAGGACAGCGATTACCACCAGGAGTCCTACAAGGAGTCCTACAAGGACCGGCGGCGGCGAGCACACACGCAGGCTGAGCAGAAGAGGAGAGACGCCATCAAG AGAGGCTATGATGACCTTCAGACAATCGTCCCCACTTGCCAGCAGCAGGACTTCTCCATTGGTTCCCAGAAGCTCAGCAAAGCCATCGTTCTACAGAAGA ccatTGACTACATCCAGTTTTTgcacaaggagaagaaaaagcaggaggaggaagtgtCCATGCTACGCAAGGATGTCACAGCCCTGAAGATCATGAAAGT GAACTACGAGCAGATTGTGAAGGCACACCAGGACAACCCCCATGAGGGGGAAGACCAGGTCTCTGACCAGGTCAAGTTCAATGTGTTTCAAGGCATCATGGACTCCCTGTTCCAGTCCTTCAATGCCTCCATCTCCGTGGCCAGCTTCCAGGAGCTGTCAGCCTGTGTCTTCAGCTGGATTGAGGAGCACTGTAAGCCTCAG ACCCTCCGGGAGATCGTGATTGGTGTCCTGCACCAGCTGAAGAACCAGCTCTACTGA
- the MLX gene encoding max-like protein X isoform X2, protein MTEPGASPDDPWVKVEYAYSDNSLDPDDEDSDYHQESYKESYKDRRRRAHTQAEQKRRDAIKRGYDDLQTIVPTCQQQDFSIGSQKLSKAIVLQKTIDYIQFLHKEKKKQEEEVSMLRKDVTALKIMKVNYEQIVKAHQDNPHEGEDQVSDQVKFNVFQGIMDSLFQSFNASISVASFQELSACVFSWIEEHCKPQTLREIVIGVLHQLKNQLY, encoded by the exons ATGACAGAGCCGGGCGCCTCTCCGGACGACCCCTGGGTCAAG GTGGAATACGCCTACAGCGACAACAGTCTGGACCCCG ATGACGAGGACAGCGATTACCACCAGGAGTCCTACAAGGAGTCCTACAAGGACCGGCGGCGGCGAGCACACACGCAGGCTGAGCAGAAGAGGAGAGACGCCATCAAG AGAGGCTATGATGACCTTCAGACAATCGTCCCCACTTGCCAGCAGCAGGACTTCTCCATTGGTTCCCAGAAGCTCAGCAAAGCCATCGTTCTACAGAAGA ccatTGACTACATCCAGTTTTTgcacaaggagaagaaaaagcaggaggaggaagtgtCCATGCTACGCAAGGATGTCACAGCCCTGAAGATCATGAAAGT GAACTACGAGCAGATTGTGAAGGCACACCAGGACAACCCCCATGAGGGGGAAGACCAGGTCTCTGACCAGGTCAAGTTCAATGTGTTTCAAGGCATCATGGACTCCCTGTTCCAGTCCTTCAATGCCTCCATCTCCGTGGCCAGCTTCCAGGAGCTGTCAGCCTGTGTCTTCAGCTGGATTGAGGAGCACTGTAAGCCTCAG ACCCTCCGGGAGATCGTGATTGGTGTCCTGCACCAGCTGAAGAACCAGCTCTACTGA
- the MLX gene encoding max-like protein X isoform X1: MTEPGASPDDPWVKASPAGAHAGEGRAGRARARGGAGRRGDSLQSPKVPPPSGPRGCREDSSHPARAKVEYAYSDNSLDPGLFVESTRKGSVVSRANSIGSTSASSVPNTDDEDSDYHQESYKESYKDRRRRAHTQAEQKRRDAIKRGYDDLQTIVPTCQQQDFSIGSQKLSKAIVLQKTIDYIQFLHKEKKKQEEEVSMLRKDVTALKIMKVNYEQIVKAHQDNPHEGEDQVSDQVKFNVFQGIMDSLFQSFNASISVASFQELSACVFSWIEEHCKPQTLREIVIGVLHQLKNQLY; this comes from the exons ATGACAGAGCCGGGCGCCTCTCCGGACGACCCCTGGGTCAAGGCAAGCCCCGCGGGCGCGCACGCCGGCGAGGGGAGGGCGGGTCGGGCTCGTGCACGTGGGGGGGCCGGAAGACGAGGGGATTCCTTGCAGTCCCCAAAGGTCCCCCCGCCCTCCGGGCCCCGGGGCTGCAGAGAAGACAGCTCTCACCCCGCGCGTGCCAAG GTGGAATACGCCTACAGCGACAACAGTCTGGACCCCG GGCTTTTTGTAGAAAGTACCCGAAAGGGGAGTGTAGTGTCCAGAGCTAATAGCATCGGTTCCACCAGTGCCTCTTCCGTCCCCAATACAG ATGACGAGGACAGCGATTACCACCAGGAGTCCTACAAGGAGTCCTACAAGGACCGGCGGCGGCGAGCACACACGCAGGCTGAGCAGAAGAGGAGAGACGCCATCAAG AGAGGCTATGATGACCTTCAGACAATCGTCCCCACTTGCCAGCAGCAGGACTTCTCCATTGGTTCCCAGAAGCTCAGCAAAGCCATCGTTCTACAGAAGA ccatTGACTACATCCAGTTTTTgcacaaggagaagaaaaagcaggaggaggaagtgtCCATGCTACGCAAGGATGTCACAGCCCTGAAGATCATGAAAGT GAACTACGAGCAGATTGTGAAGGCACACCAGGACAACCCCCATGAGGGGGAAGACCAGGTCTCTGACCAGGTCAAGTTCAATGTGTTTCAAGGCATCATGGACTCCCTGTTCCAGTCCTTCAATGCCTCCATCTCCGTGGCCAGCTTCCAGGAGCTGTCAGCCTGTGTCTTCAGCTGGATTGAGGAGCACTGTAAGCCTCAG ACCCTCCGGGAGATCGTGATTGGTGTCCTGCACCAGCTGAAGAACCAGCTCTACTGA